The Cylindrospermum stagnale PCC 7417 genome segment CTCTGTGTTAATCGGCTTGGTAAGATAGCGATCAATACCAATGTGGTAGCCTCGTTCCTTATTTTCAATAATTGATAGAATGATGATTGGAATATCTGCGGTTTGGGGATCATTTTTGAGGACGGCTGCCACGTCGAAGCCATTGATTTGAGGCATCATTACGTCCAGAAGAATCAGGTCGGGACGGGCTGTTTTGATTTGATGAATTGCATCCACGCCGTCTTTTGCTTCCCGAACATTGTAACCTTCGGTTTCTAGTTGTTGACGGAGCAATTCCCGAATATTGACATCATCATCCACCACCAAAATGGTTTTGCGGTTTTCGTTTTGGACAGCGCTGGTGGTGATGACGTGTTCTTTGAGTTGTTTGACTAGGGCATCTAGATTTAGACTGGTGCTGGTTTTGCACTCGCTGGTGGAAGTGGGAATGATGAACGAGAATCTGCTGCCGTTGCCTGGTTCACTCTCCACCCAGATTCTACCACCGTGATGATCGATGATTTGTTTGCAGATGGGCAGTCCCAGTCCTGTGCCTTTGGGTTTGTCGGTGAGGGTGTCGCCAACTTGGCGAAATTTCTCAAACACTTTCGGCTGGTCTTCAGGTGAAATGCCAACGCCTGTGTCGATGACGCTGATGCAAACACCCTCGTTTTCTTGTTTGACGCGGCAGGTGACAGCACCAGATTCGGTAAACTTAACGGCATTAGAAATCAGGTTGATCAATACTTGCAGCAGCCGATTGCGATCGCCGATTATCTGAGGCAGTCCGGGGTCAATCTCTCTCACCAACTGCAATCCATTGGTTTCAAACAACCCTGCGGTGGAATTGGTTGCCCAATCTACTAACTCCCTTGGGTCGAGGGGCTGCATCTGCCATTCCACCTTACCTGCTTCCATCTTGGCGATGTCCAGAACATCGTTAATCAAAGATGTGAGCCTTTCTGCTTCCGACACAATAATGTTGAGATTATCACCCACCCGCTTCATCGTTTTCTGAAGCTTGCGGTCTTCGACCGAAAGTTTTGGAAAGACATCAATTTCCAGCTTTTCTTTAATGATCGACGCAAAACCGAGAACAGAAGTTAGTGGTGTCCGCAACTCGTGGGAAACCGTGGAGATGAAATCTGTCTTCATTTGATCAATCTCTTTTTCCGCCGTCACATCCCGAATTAACAGCGCCGAACCAAAGCAAGCAGCAGGTTCTTTGGTTGCCGTCTTTTTAAAGATGGCGGTCGCTACTGCCTGACCGATGCGTTCCTTTGCCAGTGCAACTTCAGCCGCAAACACCTCTCCAGGATGAGACTGTGTTCGTTCAATCAGGTCTGCTAAACCGGATACCGGCAGTTCTCGGTAGTGACCGTTGAGGGCGGTGGCTGTCAATCCGTGCATAGCTAAAAAGGCAGGATTGAAGTGAGTGATCAGTCCGGTTGTATCTACAACCAATAAACCATCTGCTAAGTTATCCAAAATGGCATTTAAACCCTGGGCTTCTGCTAAAGTATTTTGCAGGGCAGATGTCCGCTCGGCAACTCTGGCTTCCAGTTCTTGATTTAGTTGCCGCAGACCGATTTCTGCTTGTTTGCGGGCAGTAATATCGGTATTAATTTCTAGCATGGCGCAGGGTTGACCGGATAAATCTCGTTGCAAAGTCCAGCGGCTTTGAACGGTGATCGATTTACCGTTGCGAGTAGTGTGTTCTAGTTCTCCTTCCCAACTACCTTGCTGTAGAAACTCCCTGAGAAGAACTTCTAAAGGTTTTGGAAAGGTTGAGTTCAGCAGTGTGTGGATGTATTGGTCTTTCACAAACTCACGAGTCCAGCCATAGAGCCTTTCTGCGCCTTGATTCCAGTATAAAATTTTGTCGCTCATGTCGCGGACAATGATCGCATCGCTGGAATGATTTAACATATCCATGAGACGCTGATTTTCGGCTTCTGCTAGCTTGCGGTCGTGAATATCGGTGCAGGTGCCAATCCACTCGCGGATGCTGCCGTCTTCTGCTAAGACAGGGGCACCACAAACAAAAAAGTGGCGGTAGGTGCCATCTTTGCCACGAATCCGGTATTCAATTTCATAGAGGCTGCGGTTGGCCACAGCTTCACCCCAAACTGCTGCTGTGCGATCGCGATCGTCAAGATGAACGGCATCAATCCAGCCCCCGTTCTCAGCTTCAGCTAAACTTTGACCTGTATAAGCTATCCAGCTTGCCAGTTCAAAGCAAATTCCTTCTGGTGTGCTTACCCAAACAATTTGTGTAGTTGCTGTCACCAGAGAGCGGTATCGTGCTTCGCTCTGTTTCAAAATTTGTTCGGCGTGTTGGCGTTCCTGCTGGGCGCGTCGGAGGTCGCTGATATCCTCCACACTTGACCAGACTAGGCACTCTCCATCCTCTTCAATCAGCTGCCCAGAAAGCCTAGCAGGAACTAGATGCCCGTCTTTGTGGATATACTCTTTCTCATAGGGGCCATAACGACCAGTCTCTAACAGGGTCTCTAATATAGCTTGATCGGCAACGGCATACTTTTCAGGGGTCACCTGCTGGTTGGCGAGGCTCAGGGTTTCCGAAACAGTGCGACCCAAAATAGCCCCATAGGCGGGATTGATATCAATCAAAGTTCCATCCATTCGGCAGAGTACCAACCCAACGGGACATTGTTCAAATAGCTGACGGTTGTATTCATCAAGTTGGCTAGACATGATTAAAGTTTCCTTAGTGGTCGATGTGGGTAGGGTTAGGACAATAAAACCAAGACAACAAGGTGGCGTAAAGCTTTAACGAAATTGGGCTACGTTGAAACATCTGGTAAATTTGCT includes the following:
- a CDS encoding PAS domain S-box protein gives rise to the protein MSSQLDEYNRQLFEQCPVGLVLCRMDGTLIDINPAYGAILGRTVSETLSLANQQVTPEKYAVADQAILETLLETGRYGPYEKEYIHKDGHLVPARLSGQLIEEDGECLVWSSVEDISDLRRAQQERQHAEQILKQSEARYRSLVTATTQIVWVSTPEGICFELASWIAYTGQSLAEAENGGWIDAVHLDDRDRTAAVWGEAVANRSLYEIEYRIRGKDGTYRHFFVCGAPVLAEDGSIREWIGTCTDIHDRKLAEAENQRLMDMLNHSSDAIIVRDMSDKILYWNQGAERLYGWTREFVKDQYIHTLLNSTFPKPLEVLLREFLQQGSWEGELEHTTRNGKSITVQSRWTLQRDLSGQPCAMLEINTDITARKQAEIGLRQLNQELEARVAERTSALQNTLAEAQGLNAILDNLADGLLVVDTTGLITHFNPAFLAMHGLTATALNGHYRELPVSGLADLIERTQSHPGEVFAAEVALAKERIGQAVATAIFKKTATKEPAACFGSALLIRDVTAEKEIDQMKTDFISTVSHELRTPLTSVLGFASIIKEKLEIDVFPKLSVEDRKLQKTMKRVGDNLNIIVSEAERLTSLINDVLDIAKMEAGKVEWQMQPLDPRELVDWATNSTAGLFETNGLQLVREIDPGLPQIIGDRNRLLQVLINLISNAVKFTESGAVTCRVKQENEGVCISVIDTGVGISPEDQPKVFEKFRQVGDTLTDKPKGTGLGLPICKQIIDHHGGRIWVESEPGNGSRFSFIIPTSTSECKTSTSLNLDALVKQLKEHVITTSAVQNENRKTILVVDDDVNIRELLRQQLETEGYNVREAKDGVDAIHQIKTARPDLILLDVMMPQINGFDVAAVLKNDPQTADIPIIILSIIENKERGYHIGIDRYLTKPINTEKLLNEIGSLLSQGTSSKKVLVVDKNASTLKTISDVLQTQGYSVIEASNPQECINKARSAKPDMIIIDSLFSQEADMVKALRFEKELENLFFIILSDR